The region TTGGGCAGAGAGCCAGCCAGGACCACTTTTTACAGTGAGCACTACGAAGAGAAGTAGTTCATCATAGCAGTTTAGGCTCTTTGCTCTGAGTTccgttttcttttatgttttttcaACATAAACCAATTTATCAACTTTACTGGTCAATTCTTCAATCAAATGCAATCAGTATTGTTTCCTGAAGAAAGTTCTCCGCAAAGGTGagaagtagtttgcacaggacaggattcAGACCCCTGCCGTAGTCTCCACTAGTGAGTCACGTTAGTGTATGTGCAGTTAAAGTTATATTTTGGACATGATGTGCAAAAGAAGTTGTGAAAAACTGTTAAGCTGAAAGGCAAAACTGGCTGCTATTTGGCAGCACACAagctgatgcaaaaaaaaaagaaaaaaaaaaggtgggtttgCTCACAGGAGAGAACTGCGGTCTCTCTAAAAACAACTTCGGTGCCTCCCACCCATTATGCAAGGTTTGTTCTTTGTGGGGTTAACATACCCATGACGAACTGGGATatactgtatttctttctctgtaaatatatacacaaacaggCAATATTCAGTGGATAtctaatatgttttatttcatgaAAGTAGCATCAAAATCATGAGAGTTACTGGGCAAAAAACAAGGGTTTGGATAATTTTTCACTCAAAGAATATGGGAAAggttaataaagaaaaaaatccagtctgtattttttttttttttaaatggaatatAACTAAGTTATATTCATCAACAATCCAATCACAACTAtcacaatttattattattattcatacctTGCATACCTAGATCCAACCAAGTTAACTATAGACACATTTTGTTCAGCACTAAATCTTGATCCTACAGAATGTTTGCCAAAAGAAATAGATGCAAATAGTACAAGTCTATGACCTCATACACCGCAAAGGCATATgccctctctctatcaatcttcTCAGTTCATAGACTCATTCTGTGTTACACCCACTCGCTCATTTTCCATGAAGGGCCTTGCCTGTTCATgtgctttgcttttttcttttagtCGAACTGCCATAAAGGTCCCCCATGGTGATTTGTCTTTGAAGACTAGCAGAAGTGCCACAGTAAAATGTACCTcagtaaatcaaatcaaaatgcTGACTCAAACTTTTGTAGCCGAAGTCCAAAGAAAAGGCTGGAAATCACAAGCACCAAATATCACCATGGAAGATAATGTTGTATGACTGGAAATCGATTAACCATTCAATAGAACACACTCTTCATCACATCAGAAGCTGAACAGTTTGCGGAAGAACCCTCTGTTGTCTGACAGAATGCCACCTGGTGGTAAGGGTGTCTGCACTGCCGTGTTGGGGTCTGTGATGGCCGGCTCTGCATGGCGTCCCTTGCCCTGCCACTGCTTGTCAAAATCCAACATTTTATctgcaacatgcacacacatgtttacaccaCACTGGCTCTTTCACTGCTATATTTATGTGTGAGAAACACTCCTctgcaccaaatattttagaccgatgctctcagtcacaggctttagCTCATGTCAAAagaacacaatggacttgttcacttcaaactagatcagggggcaaaggttactCATCGTTCTATTGgagggaaactggctgcagctgtcaagctttgttacaatgtgaaaaatggaaattttctatctaaaattatgtttgaataacatacttaccgtggcccaactagtgcagactccggcaggggtctgacattcctgtcctgcgcaaactactatccacctatgcggagaaaatgaaagcaactacggccgataacctcccggaagtaggtaatctcccctttgtcccgctagctagcgccctctttttccagcagccatgtGTGGAGAACCCAGAGTGTCTACGAAtcaattgcgatcgcgccttaattttagcccgatcgcccaatcgagccacATAATTATGCAACCTGGTTCAAGACATAATTAGACGAACAACAAGgatgccaaagaatcgatagacagatagaaaatacaaaaaaacttagccatatgcagtgcacaggaacaggtgtcgagatggctgctggaaaaagagggcgctagctagcgggacatatgggaggttacctacttccgggaggttatcggccgtagttgctttcattttctccgcataggcggatagtagtttgcacaggacaggaatgtcagacccctgccggagtctgcactagttgggtcacggttaagtatgtgtaattaaacagttCTTTTAACATGCCCCGTGAATGTTGACtcaagtcacctatggcggtgcactgtctagtcgactgaggttgcctatggtggtgaaagagttcaaGTTAAAACGTTAAAGGTCCATAGCCTTTTGTGGCCGTTGGGACAGTGAAATATTCACTGTGTCATAGGTTCAGCATAGGAAGCTGGGGCTTTTGACTTTGTCCTCTGACTCGCATAAATTTCTAAAGGGTTATTAATCATTTTAAAACAATATATATCACAATTCAAAACACatctcacagtcatacacacaaagaaaaataaaacacaaaacaacaacaacatgcaaaagGAAAAAAGACACAGTTAACAATTGCAGCAGACAAACCAACCTTTATCAATATTTTGGAATGTTTCACACTTTTCCTCTTGTCCTTTCCCATCCTTCATGGTGGTGACTGAGTGAGACTGGTCTCCTATTCTTCGTGTGACAGTGGTTTCTTCACGTCCACTGGAATCCCTAACTGTGCGTCGCTCTTCAACCACCTGGGAAGGAAACACTTTCATGAATTTGAAGTGCacagacacatgtgtacactcacaaccataaaatacataaatgattttttcaaacaaagaaaaagatagCTTCTTTGGAATCTTACACCCGGCTTTTTATTTTAACACTTTTCTTTCATCTTAATTGTGcatcttttttcatttttgggtgggtttttttcacccAAAGATCAACAGTTCTGTTCAGTCAAATTTGATTCTAGTTCTCTGTTAAATCAAATTTATTTTCAGAAACTTGGTCTTTTGGAAAATTGCGAGTGACTTCCTTTACGAACTATCACTGCATCATAGAAAACATCCTGTACTTACACCATCTGCTCCAACTACTGTCTGAATGCTCATGCTCTGGCTTCCACCAAAGAAATAACTGAAGGGATTCCTGGTTTGACGATAGAGATCTACCACTTCTTCCTGGTTTGGGTTTTCGCTGTCTATATCTGTTGAAAATAcacaggtgacacacacagcacactcaatgTCTGTTAAAAATACAGAAGTCACATAAAGAACACAATCAATGTCTGTTAAAACTACATAGGTTTTACAAAGTCTTTACAAGGTCTTTAAAATCAGATATACCCACTGAACATATTGCAGCCTTGATTGCCCTCTAAAAATAATGTGTCATGGGACTTACTTCAGCAGGATTTAAGACTGCAGTGCTGTAAATGTGCACAAGTGCACATCATCATTGGCCCTTGCATTTGTACTGTCAGTTTATCCAGTCTGATTCACCACATAGAAAGAAGGATACTGAGATAGTACTGAGTGGATACTTGGACGTGAGCAAAGTAAGCATGTGCATTACACAAAAATCTTAAAACACATGTGCTGGAGAGGTAGAGGAGGAAACTATAAATTTATAAGTTATAATTGGTAAATTAAGATTTTCTTTATAATAAATATTTTCAATCATAAAACATATTTAACatattccttttttgtttgtttttgacaaagATTATCAGTGATAGAGGGGGGAGTATCACTtcagtgtaactgtcaaaaaaaaaactgtgtaatGGTCTGGTGTAAAATCTTTATAGAAAATGTTTACAGCATTGTGTTCAGAAGCTATGTgagtgaaaaaaaagttatagtgggtcacggtaaactATGTGTAGTGAAAAAAagtttactgttttttttgtggttgttttttgtgagcTGAAGAgtgctaaaacaaaaaaaaaaacaaaaaatcaactaaCTGCCATCCAATGACttgactaaccaaccaaccaaccaaccaagactaccaccagcacacacacacacacacacacacacacacacacacacattcaagacaCCTACCAGAATCTCCTATTTCTTTTGTGTCAGTATCTCCcaactgcaaaacaaaacaaaacaaacacacaaaaaaacacacacaaaccgattAAATTATGAATCAAATTGAAATTAATAAACTCATTCATACAAAAATGCAACACTTTACTTTCttctaaattaaaaaacaactgaTATGTAcaagcagaacaaaacaaaatttagTCAGTTTTAATctgaaaaagtaagaaaaatctGGCACTGACAAGCATTAAATCAAGCAGTACTTATTTTCCTTTTTGATTTAAAAtttgtgtattgatttgtgtgtttgcttgcattcACAATTATACTGACAAACTTATGTACTCACATAatcatatattatatacacaagagtagtgtgtgaatgtgtgcaattACCTTATAATATAATCATACTGCACAATAACGAATAAAATTATCTCATACTTAATGTTTGAaaatatatacgcacacaccctttaatgcatgtatatgtgcacatttgtgtgcatgtgtataaatatgtatgtgtgataaTAGTATAGATAAGAACACCAATACAtaattgagtgtgtgtgcttataaTAGTTATATTTATGTATCTCAGTatctgtgataataataatatagatctccaaatatgcacacccacacataatgTATGCATGACATGACTCATCTCCAGAAGTCTGCTGGTTCAAAAGCAACATCTACAGCATTGtgtcactgagtttcagtttcaaggcgtcaCTAGAGCGTGTGGACGGATCCacaaatgctacaccacatctgttgaaagATAAAAACTGAAGTGAATGGCAAAAAAGTATGTATGGTGTCCAAAATGATTTTATGCATGTTTCAACTTTGCACAGCTTGATACTGATGGAGAAAATTAGctaaaagtaaaagaagaattTTTATTCAAAATGGAGTTTCTTACCATTGGAGAAAATATAGCTCCAAAAAAGGGCTGGAAGTGTGAAGGGCGTGACTGAGAAGGACGACTGGATTCCTTCTCTTCTTTTAACATGTGATCGCGGGCACTGGATCCAGAGTGAGGCTCACTTGATCCCTCAGGCAAAGCGGGCACAGCTGTAATCGATTCAACCATCAGTTCATGaggcagaatacagaatacttcattatctcaatAACATAAACTCATGTGTGGTGCATGCTACTACAAACAATACATAAGAAACACAGTCACTCAATAcgaatatataaaataaaataaaaataaaatgctgTAATGCGAAGCTGATGTTAACCTCTTCtacaatgatcacaatcatacacatgcaacaATCACATTACTCTCACAGTCATTCGCTATAAATACATTCACTAAGAACATGAAATGTTTAAATACAAAGTTAATGTTACA is a window of Babylonia areolata isolate BAREFJ2019XMU chromosome 22, ASM4173473v1, whole genome shotgun sequence DNA encoding:
- the LOC143297026 gene encoding uncharacterized protein LOC143297026 isoform X1, giving the protein MDPDELFKRFFGTSFPEFGHRQFSPVEEEGGNRWPGQSHHGRDMFDDMHLRIHQQMEDMDKRMQEAFRIFGIPSGIQSSVPALPEGSSEPHSGSSARDHMLKEEKESSRPSQSRPSHFQPFFGAIFSPMLGDTDTKEIGDSDIDSENPNQEEVVDLYRQTRNPFSYFFGGSQSMSIQTVVGADGVVEERRTVRDSSGREETTVTRRIGDQSHSVTTMKDGKGQEEKCETFQNIDKDKMLDFDKQWQGKGRHAEPAITDPNTAVQTPLPPGGILSDNRGFFRKLFSF
- the LOC143297026 gene encoding uncharacterized protein LOC143297026 isoform X2, encoding MIPVEEEGGNRWPGQSHHGRDMFDDMHLRIHQQMEDMDKRMQEAFRIFGIPSGIQSSVPALPEGSSEPHSGSSARDHMLKEEKESSRPSQSRPSHFQPFFGAIFSPMLGDTDTKEIGDSDIDSENPNQEEVVDLYRQTRNPFSYFFGGSQSMSIQTVVGADGVVEERRTVRDSSGREETTVTRRIGDQSHSVTTMKDGKGQEEKCETFQNIDKDKMLDFDKQWQGKGRHAEPAITDPNTAVQTPLPPGGILSDNRGFFRKLFSF